In the Cytophagia bacterium CHB2 genome, CAGGTCCTAAGGCCTGGCACAATCAAGCTGCTTTCGCGATTGTCACACGCGATAGGGCAACTCTCGGCGCACGAGCACACTGTTACTTTGAAAAATCTATCCATCCTTGCACTGTCATCCAGAAGGGAGCTTGTGAAGTTGCAGGCATAATGCCGAATACTTCACAAGATTCGGGTGAATGACATTTCGAAGGAGCCACTCCTACAAATTAAGGTAACAGCGTACGCGTCGGCTTCGTCAAGGCAGGAAAACAGATCGCCGCAGAAGAAACGTTAGCCTCCTCGCGCTTCAGCAAGCAAGGCTACGTTCAAAAGTTGCGCGCAAGATAATCAAAAATGATCCAGATTTCAACTTCTTTTCAAAATTTGTAACGATTCAGCTCTTTCACCGCCTGGGCGCTCACGTTTTAGAAGATTTGTTTTTGCAAATTTGATTTCGCTGGCAGCACGAGCTGCCCGGGCGGTACTGAATAGTTGTCAAAATTTTAAACTATTCGTTTGCATTTTTAGGAATGATGTATTATCTATTGCCCGTTCAAAATGATGCGGCAGCATCTTCGTTTCCCACCTGTTGAAGGGAGTATGATGAAGCACCAGATCCTCCTGCTTGGACTTTCGTGCCTGCTGCTCGGTTGTGGCGCCGGCACGATTCCCACCCTTTCTCTTGAAGAACAAAACGCCGGTTGGAAAATGTTGTTTGATGGCAAAACCTTTAACGGCTGGCGCGGCTACAAAATGGCAAGCACACCGGCAGCTTGGAAAATTACCAAAAACGGCGAACTGCACTTCAGCAAAAAAGGCGCGGGCGGCGATCTGATGACCGTCGAGCAGTTCAGTGATTTTGAATTGCAGCTCGAATGGAAAATTTCCCAAGGCGGCAACAGCGGCATTTTCTTTTGGGTGAGTGAAGATAAAAACTATGCCTGGGAAACCGGCCCGGAAATGCAGGTGCTGGACAATGCCAAACACAAAGACGGCCTCGAACGCAAAACTTCGGCAGGCTCCAACTACGCGCTGCACGCGCCGGCGCAAGAAGTGACGCGGCCCGCTGGTGAGTACAACAGTGTTCGCCTCATTGCAAAAGGCACACACATCGAACATTGGCTCAACGGCGTCAAAATCGTGGAATATGAAATCGGCAGCCCGGAATGGGAAGCGTTGGTGGCCGCCAGCAAGTTTCGCGAGATGCCGCAATACGGCCGCAATCGCACAGGCCATATCGTGCTGCAAGATCACGGCGACAAGGTGTGGTATCGGAATGTGAGGATTCGGAGGTTGTGAGGAAAACGAATTATAAATTGAAATTGTTCTCGATCGTTTGAAAGCCCTTCGCGCGCCTCATGCTTTAAATAATTTTGACGTGAAAAACCAAACTACTTTTTTGCAAACTGAGATATGAAATGAACAATCCTTCTCCCGCCACCTTCGAATACAAAGACAAAAACTTCGGCGACACGGAAGGCGTTGTGGTCAAAACCAGCCCTGAAGTTTTTTATCCCACCAGCACAACCAACTTGTTGCTGGCAGCCGTGCGTAAATCCGCAAGCCCGAATGTGGCTTCGGCGCTGGATTTGGGTTGCGGCTCCGGCATTGTGGCCGTGGCGTTGGCCAAAGTCGTATTGCCGCAGGCTAAAATTCATGCTTCGGACATCGGCCCGGCGGCAGTGGAGTTGACCAAGCGCAATGCCGCCGAGCATGCGCTTGCCATCGATTGCCGCTGCGGCAGTATGTTCGAGCCCTGGGCCGGCATGAAATTCGATCTCATCGTGGATGATGTCGCGGGCATTGCCGAACCGATTGCACGGCGCTCGCAATGGTATCCCCCTCACATTCACAGCGATGCGGGCGAAGACGGCACACGCTGGATCGCAGAAATCTTATCACACGCGCCTGCGCATCTCACACCGCAGGGACAAATCTTTTTTCCGGCTCTCACCCTTTCCAACGAAACAAAAATTTTGGAAATTGCGCACCAACATTTTGCAAAAGTCGAATTGATCACGGAGCAATGGTATCCGTTGAGCAATGATTTGGCGGCGCACATGGATTTGATCGAAGACATGATGGCGCGCGGCCTGGTGGAAATCAAAAAGAAGGGCAGCCGCTGGGTGTGGGCGACAAAGATTTATTGCGCCGGCAATTGAGAACTCGAGTATGATTATATGAAAAAAGGATGGCGAGCTATGATCAATCGCAGAGACTTTCTTAAAACCTCCGCGAGTGCGGCATTCGGTGGATTCCTCATGAACAACTTGCAGGCACGCGCGGCCATGGCAGGCACAAAATCGCTGGGCAAAATCGGTGTGCAGCTTTACACGGTGCGGGATTTGATGAAACAAGATTTCGCCGGCACGCTGAAAAAGGTTGCCACGGTCGGTTACCAAGAAGTGGAATTCGCCGGATATTTTGACAATAAGCCCGAAGACGTCAAAAAACTGCTGGACGATCTCGGCTTGACGGCTCCGGCGGTGCATGTCGGGATCGATCTTCTGCGCGATAAACTTGACACGACGCTGGAAACGGCGAAGATCATCGGCCACAAGTATATCGTTTGCCCGTGGCTGGCGCCGCCTGATCGCGCGCTGGAGAAATACAAAGAACATGCGGCCTTGTTCAACAAAGTCGGCGAGGCCTGCCAGAAGGCCGGCTTTCAGTTTGCCTACCACAACCATGATTTCGAATTTGAAGCGCAGGACGGCAAAATTCCCTACGATCTCTTGCTTGCCGAAACCGATCCCAAACTGGTGCAAATGGAATTGGATCTTTTCTGGATTCGCAAAGGCGGGCAAGATCCACTTGCCTATTTCGAAAAACATCCGGGACGCTTTCCGCTCTGCCATGTAAAGGACATGACGGAAGATGAAAAAATGGTCGAAGTCGGCGCGGGTAAAATTGATTTTGCGCAGATTTTTTCGCACAGCAAACACGCCGGGTTGAAACATTATTTCGTCGAGCACGACAATCCCGGGGACGCCTTGCAAAGCATCACCGCGAGCTATCAGCATTTGAAGAAGCTGAAATTTTGAATGGCTTTTTGCAGGCACCCAAACAGCCCCACGCGCAACGATGAATCACTACAGATTCAGCTTACGACACGGACATGCGGCAGGCTTCGTCACCGGCTGCTTGCTCAATCTTTTCCTGCCCAACCTCTTCGCGCAAAACATTCCGGCGGCAGCAAGCCAACTAGAGCCGGCAAAACCCGGAGCGCTGTCGCCCTTTGTCGAAACCATTCCCGGCACTGCGGTGAAATTCGAAATGATCCCCCTCCCTGCTGGCGCGGTTACGCTCACGCATCTTGAAGCCAACAACGGCAACACGGCAATCGCCATTAAACCGATTTGGATCGGCAAAACCGAGGTGACGTGGGATGAATACGACGCCTACGCTTTGCGGCCCATCAAAGACGCGAGTTCAAAAATCGGAGAACTTGACGCCATCGCCCAACCGAGCAAGCCTTACGGCGCGCCGGATCGCGGCTTTGGGCACAAAGGCTATGCCGCGTTGAGCATAACGTTTCACGCGGCGCAGGAATATTGCCGCTGGCTTTCAGCGAAAACCGGCAAAAAATACCGCCTGCCAACTGAGGCGGAATGGGAATACGCTTGCCGCGCCGGCGCAACCGGAAAACTATCAAAAGATAGATTAGAACAGCAAGCCTGGTTTTGGGATAATGCTGAAGGTAAGACGCATCCGGTTGCCACGAAGCAATCAAACGCCTGGGGCTTGCACGACATGCTGGGCAATGCGGCGGAATGGGTGGTGGGAATTGACGGCAAGCCGCTGGTTGCCGGTGGCTCATTCAAAAGCAAAGCGGATTTGCTCGATTACAGCCTGCGCGCCAAGCAGGCGCCGTTTTGGAATATGACGGATCCGCAAATGCCGAAAAGCAAATGGTGGCTTTCAGATGCAACGTTTGTGGGATTTCGTGTAGTGTGCGAGCCGTGAACGCGGCCCGAGAAGCATCCTTCATTAGATGTTCAGGAGCTTGGAAGAAAGCGAAAGCCCCGAAAGGGGCGGCTTGTGAAAGCTTGGGGCAACGCCCCAAGATCGGATTCAATCCATAATCCGAGCGCCAACGGCGCGACATAGAATGGGTCTAAATCGCATACGTGATTTCATTTCGCCCT is a window encoding:
- a CDS encoding DUF1080 domain-containing protein; translated protein: MKHQILLLGLSCLLLGCGAGTIPTLSLEEQNAGWKMLFDGKTFNGWRGYKMASTPAAWKITKNGELHFSKKGAGGDLMTVEQFSDFELQLEWKISQGGNSGIFFWVSEDKNYAWETGPEMQVLDNAKHKDGLERKTSAGSNYALHAPAQEVTRPAGEYNSVRLIAKGTHIEHWLNGVKIVEYEIGSPEWEALVAASKFREMPQYGRNRTGHIVLQDHGDKVWYRNVRIRRL
- a CDS encoding methyltransferase, coding for MNNPSPATFEYKDKNFGDTEGVVVKTSPEVFYPTSTTNLLLAAVRKSASPNVASALDLGCGSGIVAVALAKVVLPQAKIHASDIGPAAVELTKRNAAEHALAIDCRCGSMFEPWAGMKFDLIVDDVAGIAEPIARRSQWYPPHIHSDAGEDGTRWIAEILSHAPAHLTPQGQIFFPALTLSNETKILEIAHQHFAKVELITEQWYPLSNDLAAHMDLIEDMMARGLVEIKKKGSRWVWATKIYCAGN
- a CDS encoding sugar phosphate isomerase/epimerase, with the protein product MKKGWRAMINRRDFLKTSASAAFGGFLMNNLQARAAMAGTKSLGKIGVQLYTVRDLMKQDFAGTLKKVATVGYQEVEFAGYFDNKPEDVKKLLDDLGLTAPAVHVGIDLLRDKLDTTLETAKIIGHKYIVCPWLAPPDRALEKYKEHAALFNKVGEACQKAGFQFAYHNHDFEFEAQDGKIPYDLLLAETDPKLVQMELDLFWIRKGGQDPLAYFEKHPGRFPLCHVKDMTEDEKMVEVGAGKIDFAQIFSHSKHAGLKHYFVEHDNPGDALQSITASYQHLKKLKF
- a CDS encoding formylglycine-generating enzyme family protein; translation: MNHYRFSLRHGHAAGFVTGCLLNLFLPNLFAQNIPAAASQLEPAKPGALSPFVETIPGTAVKFEMIPLPAGAVTLTHLEANNGNTAIAIKPIWIGKTEVTWDEYDAYALRPIKDASSKIGELDAIAQPSKPYGAPDRGFGHKGYAALSITFHAAQEYCRWLSAKTGKKYRLPTEAEWEYACRAGATGKLSKDRLEQQAWFWDNAEGKTHPVATKQSNAWGLHDMLGNAAEWVVGIDGKPLVAGGSFKSKADLLDYSLRAKQAPFWNMTDPQMPKSKWWLSDATFVGFRVVCEP